The genomic interval CATGCGTGCCGCTCTTGCAAACTTCGGCGGCTTTGTAATTTAACAAATCAGGAGGCGACTATGGGAGAAGATAGACTTGCCTGGATCGATGAAGAGATAAAGGCCCTTAAGGAACAGGGCCTTTACATAAACATCCGCACAATTCAATCACCTCAGGGGGCCTGGCTTACCGTTGACGGAAAGAAAGTCCTCAACTTTTGTTCCAACAACTATCTGGGATTGGCCAATCATCCCAGGCTTAAAGAAGCAGCCCGCAAAGCCCTCGAAGAATGGGGCGTTGGTCCCGCAGCCGTGCGCACCATCGCCGGGACCATGTCCCTCCACCTGGAATTGGAAGAAAAACTGGCCCGGTTCAAAGGAGCCGAGAGCGCTATATCTTTCCAGTCAGGCTTCAAAGCTAACCTCGCCACAATACCCGCTCTGGTGGGAGAGGGGGATGTAATCTTCTCCGACGAACTTAACCACGCCTCCATTATAGACGGATGCCGCCTTTCGAGGGCTAAAATTGTCCGCTACAACCACTGCGACCCGGCTGATCTGGAGGCTAAAATTCGCCAGGAAGCAGGGAAATATCGCCGCGGGATAATCATAACCGATGGGGTCTTCTCCATGGATGGAGACATTGCCCCGCTGCCGGAAATCGTAGAAATAGCTGAAAAATACAACCTCATGACCATGGTAGATGATGCCCATGGTGAAGGAGTCCTGGGCCGGGGTGGGAGAGGCATCGTAGACCACTTCGGCTTGCATGGGCGGGTTGATGTGGAAATTGGGACCCTATCCAAAGCTTTTGGCGTGGTGGGGGGATATGTAGCGGGGAAAGAAAAAGTAGTAGAGTGGCTTCGCCAGAGAGGGAGGCCTTTCCTCTTCTCCAGCGCTATGACCCCTGCTGATGTGGCAGCCTGCATCGCCGCTGTTGAAATTCTGGAAGAATCCACCGAACTTGTAGATAAACTTTGGGAAAACACCCGTTACTTCAAAGCCGAAATGCGTCGTCTTGGATTTGATATCGGCCAGAGCGTAACTCCGATAACACCCGTTATGTTGGGAGAAGCGCCTCTGGCTCAAGAATTCTCCCGCCGACTCTTTGAAAATGGAGTTTTTGCCCAGGCTATCGGCTATCCTACAGTTCCTAAGGGCAAAGCCCGCATAAGAGTTATGATTTCCGCCACCCATTCCCGGGAGGATTTGGACAAAGGCCTAGAAGCCTTTGCTAGGGTGGGCAAAGAATTAGGCGTAATATGAAGGTTGCCATAGTCCACGATTGGCTCAATCAGTACGGGGGGGCCGAACTTGTCTTAGAGGCCCTAAAGGAGCTCTTCCCTGATGCCCCCATTTATACCTCTATTTACAATCCAAAAGCCATGCCACCTTTTTACCGGCAATGGGAAATCCACACATCCTTTATGGATAAACTCCCCTTTGTCAAAACCCATCACCAGCCCTTTCTCCCTCTCTATCCCCTCGCCTTTGAAGGTTTCAACCTCACGCAATACGACCTGGTAATTTCCAACAAAAGCGGCTTTTGCCATGGAGTGATAACAGGCCCTGATACGGTGCACATCTGCTATTGCCTTACCCCCACCCGCTTCGTATGGGATTTCCACGAATACGTTAAAATGGAAGACATCGGCCCGTTAGCCAAGAAGCTACTTCCTCTGTTCCTCTTCTTCCTTCGCCAGTGGGATAGGCTGGCTGCTGACCGGGTTGATTTTTTCATAGCCATATCTAGGGAAGTGAAGAAACGAATCCGTAAATTTTACCAGAGGACCAGCGAGATAATCTATCCCCCGGTCTACACCTCGCGTTTTCACCTTTCCTCTGAACAGGACGATTACTACCTCATAGTTTCAAGGCTTGTCCCTTACAAACGCATAGATATAGCGGTGGAAGCCTTCAACCTCCTGAAGCGTCCCCTCATCATTGTAGGAGAAGGGAGAGCAAGAGCCTCCCTGGAGAAAAAAGCTGGGCCTACAATCCGGTTCCTGGGAAGAGTCCCAGGAGAAGAGCTTGCTCAGCTTTACGCCCGCTGTAAAGCCCTTATTTTCCCTGGTCGTGAGGATTTTGGAATAGCCCCTCTGGAGGCCCAGGCCTCTGGCAGGCCTGTCATCGCCTACGCTGCCGGCGGAGCCCTGGAGACCATCTTGGAGGGAAAAACCGGTCTATTTTTCCGCTCGCAAACCCCGGAAGCCCTGGCTGAAACTGTCCTGGAATTTGAAAGGCGAGCGACAGAATTTGACCCTCCAATCATAAGGGAAAGCGTCAAACGCTTTGATGTCAAAAACTTTAAGAGAAAAATGCAGCTTTTTGTGCGATTCGCCGTAGATTCCATAAAAGGAGGCACCTATGTCTAACGAAACCTTCTTGCGCTTTCCTGAAGGTTTTATCTGGGGAGCAGCCACATCGGCCTACCAGATTGAGGGAGCCTGGAACGAAGACGGCAAAGGCCCTTCCATCTGGGATACCTTCTGCCATATACCCGGTAAAATCCGGGGGGGAGACACAGGCGATGTGGCCGCCGATCACTATCACCGATGGGAAGAGGACGTAAAAATAATGACCGAGTTGGGCCTGAAAGCTTACCGCTTTTCCATAGCCTGGACCCGCATATTCCCTGAAGGAGTGGGGGAAATTAATCGGAAGGGACTTGATTTTTACAACCGCCTCGTAGACAAACTCCTGGCCCACGGGATCGAGCCCTTTGTTACCCTCTACCACTGGGACCTCCCCCAGGCTTTGCAGGATAAAGGCGGGTGGCCCAATCGGGATACTGCATACGCCTTTGCCCATTACGCCGAAACAGTGGCCAATGAGCTTGGAGACAGGGTCTCTTTCTGGATTACTCACAATGAGCCTTTTGTGGCAGCCGTCATTGGCCACTTCACCGGCGACCATGCCCCGGGTGTACAGGATCCTTCCGCCGCTTTTGGAGCTGCCCATCACCTTCTCCTTTCCCATGGCCTCGCAGCTCAGGCCATCAGGGCCTCTGCCTCCCGTAAACCCGAAATCGGAATCGTCCTGAACTTGCATCCTGTTCATCCGGCTTCTCCTTCAGAAGAAGACGCCCTCGCAGCTAAGAGGTTCGATGGCATTATAAACCGCATGTTCCTGGACCCCGTTTTCTTAGGAAAATATCCCGAAGATATGTTGGAACTCTTCGGCTTCTTCCTCCCCGAAATCCACCCAGGCGACATGGAAACCATAGCTACTCCAATTGATTTTATCGGCATAAACTACTACACCCGCACAGTGGCTCGCTTTGACCCTGAATTTCCCCTCCTTCAGGCCTCTCAAATTCACCCCGAAGGGAACGAATATTCCCAGATGTGGGAAATCTACCCCCCCGGAATTTACGAAATTGTCATAAGGGTTTGGAAGGACTACAAGCCTGCTTCCATCTTCCTGACGGAAAACGGTGTCCCTGTTCCCGATGGGGTAGACTTTGACGGCAAAGTGAGGGATGAAAGGAGAATCCGTTACCTTCGGAACCACCTCCTTTATCTTCACAAAGCCATAGCCGAAGGAGCACCCGTGAGGGGATACTTTGTCTGGTCTCTCCTGGATAACTTTGAATGGACTCACGGGTACAGCATGAGGTTCGGCCTGGTTTACGTGGATTATCCGACCCAGAAACGTATCATCAAAGAGAGCGGGTGGTGGTATTCTAAAGTTATAAAAGAGAACGGCCTGGCTCTGGAATAATCTGATTTCACGAAAGGGGCCAGCCTTAAAATAAATTTGCGCCAGGGCCAGAGGGGTTTTGCCTGGTAATAAGGGAATATTATAATTTTTCTTGCAAAACCTTCAGGGAGGTATTGGATTATGAACACCTTCAACCGCATTGTAGTAGTCATTTTCCTGCTGATAAACCTCGTACTCCTGCCCGCTTTCTTCCTCTTCCCCCGCGAACTGATCGCTAACCTAAACAGCGCCCTCACAAACCTCGAACATGCTCTGGAAAAAATCCAACCCTTCGTGAGGCTCAGCGGCGGAATAGCTCTGGCGGTGCTGAGCTTTATCCTCTGCTTTCTCCTGCTCATCCTGGAACTTCGCCCCTCAAAGCCCGGCGTGGTCAGAGTAAGCAGGGCTGATAGAGGGGAAGTTCTTCTGGAGCTTGGCTCTATCGCCGGCAGGATCCAGCAGACAGTAGCTCAGATACCCAGTGTGGTGGATGTAAAGCCAGTAATCAAAAGAAAAGGACCTGGGGTGGATGTTACCCTCAATATCACCACAACCCCTGAAGTAAATGTGCCCGAAAAAAGCGCCGAAATCTTAGAAGCGGTCAAGAGGCTGGTGGAAGGAGAAATCGGGGTAAAGCTGACTCATTTTCAGTTAAAAGTTAAGCACATAAAATCACCGATTACCGTCAAAAAGTAGTTCGCCCTTTGACAGTAATAACACCTGGGTCAAGCCTTATTTCTTCAAAGTAAACCATCAGCTTTGCCTCGGCAAGGGTTTCCGAAACGATGCGCGAAACGGTCCTCAAGGTAACCGCAGGCAAAGGCCTGTTGTTGATAAGCGCCCTGGTGAATTGAACTTTTGCCGTTCCATCTTGCACATAAAGCTGAAATTCCACCACCAGATTCAGGGCAACCGGAGCTAAGTTCACAAGAGTGGCGACAAAGATCACCTTATTCCGCTCTATCCAGATCCTTGGGTCCCTGAGAGGATGTTCTTTAAGCCTTTCCTCCAGCGTGAAAACCAGCAAAGATGTGAGCTCAGATTCGGTAAAGGTGAGGTGAAAAGACTCTTGTTGCTGAGCTTTATTTATTTTCCCCCAGGCTCTATCAGCAAGCTCCCTTGATATTTCCACCGGGCGTGATGGGAGTTCCTGCTTCGGGCGGCCTGCGGCACAGCCGGAAAGAAAAAAGGCGATGATCACCAGCACGCTCAAGACCAATAGTAACCTGCGCATCCCTTAACCTCCTCGCCCAAGGTTAAGTATATTATACCACCTTTTCAGCCCCTCTAACGCAAGCCTTACCTGCAAGTGGCCTCCGGAGAGCTCCTTTAATCCCGTTCTGCTCTCTTTGGCAAGATAACTCTGATTATTTATAATGAACTGGGATTCTAATCTTGAGGAGAAAGAGATGGGTAGAGCTTTAAAGTCCTGGTTACTTATCCTTGCTGCCCTAACCTTCACTGCCGCCTGCGCTCAATTTCCAAAAGCAAGAGGGGATTTACTGGAAGCTTCAGGCACTATTGAAGCTACAGAGATATCCGTGGCTTCGGAAATAGGAGGCAAAGTGGTGGAGGTAGCAGTTGAGGAAGGGGATGAAATTCGGAAAGGAAATCTCCTTATACGGTTAGATGACTCCGAGGCAAGGCAGAAGGTGGCAGAAGCTGAGGCTGTTCTCAAAGAGGCCAGAGCACACCTTGAGAAAGTCCAAAGGGGTGCAACCACCGAGGAACTGGACTTAGCTGAAGCTGCCCTCCAGCAAGCTATTGCTCGGAGGGATGCTGCCCGACGAGCATGGGAGGATGCCTCAGCGGCCCTAAAATCGCTGCAGGAGCTAGAAGTTGAAATAGAAAAAACCAAAGCAGAGCTTATAACCGCTGAGGGGGAAATCAGAAAAGCCGAGGTTCAACTCCGTATGGCCCAAATCATGCGCGACCGCTACCAGGGCGATGGTTCTGCCCAGGGCAAAGTCCTCTACACTTCTTATTCTTACCAGGTGGAAGCAGCAAAGGCGGCTTTAGAGGCCGCTAAAGCCAAAAAATTGGCCGTTGAAATCGAACTAAAAGACCTGGAAGATAAAAAATCAAACCCCTACCCTTACCTCCTTAAAGCCCTACAAGCTGAAGGGGAATACAGACAGGCGGAAGCTCACCTCCTTTCAGCTCAGGCGGAGCTGGAGAAAGCCAGAGCTGGAGCAAGACCTGAAGAAATAGAGCTTGCCCATGCTGCCGTAAAACAGGCCGAAGCTGCGCTGGAAATAGCCCGCTATTTTCTAACCAAACACACCATACATGCCCCGGCCTCGGGTTTTGTGTCCGAATGCGCCGTAAAGCCTGGAGAAAACCTCCTACCGGGCAAACCATTCATTACCATTGCCTCTTTGGACGAAGTAGAGCTCACCCTCTACATACCCCTTGCCAAACTGGGGCTTATGCAACTGGGACAGGAAGTAGAAGTTAGGGTTGATTCCTTCCCCGGAGAAGTTTTCAAGGGCCAAATTGTTTACATCTCCCCCGAAGCCGAATTTACCCCTCGTTCAGTTCAAACGAAAGAGGAAAGAATCACCCAGGTTTTCAGGGTTCAGGTTAAGCTCCCCAACCCCGACCATAAACTCAAACCTGGAATGTATGCCGAGGCCATTATTCGGAGGTAAAACCGCATGAAAGGGGCACAACCTGCTATCCCTGGCGACCACACCTGCGAACAACCTGATATCCTCTTCTTGCTTTCTTATCCCGTAAGTGCTATAATACCTGTGGAGGTGAGAAAATTATGGAATATTCCCGGAAAGAAGTGCTTAGCAGAGTGGTCACCAGCCTTAAACAACAGGGGAAGCAGTCCATAGCCGAACTGGTCCTTTCAACTCGCTTGCCCTACGGCGTGATCCAAGAGGCAATAATCACCCTTAAGGAACGGGGCATCGTCAAAATAGAAAGAATAATGGCCAACCCTGACCAGAACACAGAGATAGAACTACTGGAGGCTATGGACCTCATAGAACTAAATGAGTAGCCACAATGCCGGATATTGAAACTTTATTGAGTGCTCTGATAGCCATCATCATCGCTGTTGTAGCAAGCTCAATGGAGCTTTTGAGCAAATATCAAGCCCGAAGCTTCCGTGAAATTTTTTTCTCCCCCTATTATCTTTATTTTGCCCTCCTTAATGCTCTCTTTTGCGCTCTTGTGTACTGGTCATTGCCCTATATAGGCAACATTTTAGTGCGAAGCGAGTTGCTCCTACCGCTGGAGAATCCCCTGGTGCGAGCAATTGTAGCCGGTTTGGGTTACCTGCTTATAGCGAGAACCAGCTTTTTAGATATAACCGTGAGAGGGCAAACTGTAGGAATTGGGTTTGATGGTATTTACAGCACAGTAGCTCAGTACTTGCTTCGGCACCACGATATGCGCTTGCGAAGGAAAATGCGTGATGATTTCCTGAAAGCTTTTCACCGCTACAGAGATAAACCTCAGGTTTTCATCGGAGCCATTAAACTCCTCATGCCTCAACTGGAAATTGAGGATCGCGAAGAAGCTGAGGCCATTTTAGCCAGACTTAAAACAGGAAAAGTAAACCTTGTGGACTTCTGCTTTGGCTTGTATCTATTGCTCAGGGAATACACTGGAGGGGCTGAAAGCGTAGAGCACCTCCTCTCTCAGGTGGAAGAAGCCATGAAGTTTGACCCCAATTACGAAAAATCCCTAAGAGATGAAATCCAATGGCTTATCGCTTCCACTGCTGAAAAGTAACCAGACCGCTAAAAGATTCCCCAATTCCATCTCAGGAAGTTATATATTGACGCAAAAATGGTTACCTTTTCATAAATGGATAATGACAAAATATGGGGTTGCGAGGGTGGGGCATAAAAAGTAGATCGCCAACTCATCAGGCCATATGGGTGATATTTTGCTTCATTTGCTTAGTTATGCTATAATTTAAAAACAAGAATCCGCCACGGCGTGGCTAAAACCTTTTAAGGAGGAAAGCCATGGGTAAAAAGCTGACTATAGTCTTAGCGCTGGTCCTTGCCCTCGCTATGGTCCTCTCCGCATGCAAGCCCAGGCCTGTTGAGCCCATTAAGATCGGTTTCGTTGGTCCTATTACCGGCAAATGGGCTTACGAAGGCGAGGGAATGCTTAAGGTCATTAAACTCCTTGCCAAACAGGTAAACGAGCAAGGAGGCCTTCTAGGCGGCCGGAAGATCGAGATTGTCCCCTGCGATGACAAAGGCGAAGCCAGCGAAGCTGCCCTCTGCGGCGACAAGCTGGCTGCCGAGAAGGTGG from Anaerolineae bacterium carries:
- a CDS encoding efflux RND transporter periplasmic adaptor subunit; amino-acid sequence: MGRALKSWLLILAALTFTAACAQFPKARGDLLEASGTIEATEISVASEIGGKVVEVAVEEGDEIRKGNLLIRLDDSEARQKVAEAEAVLKEARAHLEKVQRGATTEELDLAEAALQQAIARRDAARRAWEDASAALKSLQELEVEIEKTKAELITAEGEIRKAEVQLRMAQIMRDRYQGDGSAQGKVLYTSYSYQVEAAKAALEAAKAKKLAVEIELKDLEDKKSNPYPYLLKALQAEGEYRQAEAHLLSAQAELEKARAGARPEEIELAHAAVKQAEAALEIARYFLTKHTIHAPASGFVSECAVKPGENLLPGKPFITIASLDEVELTLYIPLAKLGLMQLGQEVEVRVDSFPGEVFKGQIVYISPEAEFTPRSVQTKEERITQVFRVQVKLPNPDHKLKPGMYAEAIIRR
- the amaP gene encoding alkaline shock response membrane anchor protein AmaP, which codes for MNTFNRIVVVIFLLINLVLLPAFFLFPRELIANLNSALTNLEHALEKIQPFVRLSGGIALAVLSFILCFLLLILELRPSKPGVVRVSRADRGEVLLELGSIAGRIQQTVAQIPSVVDVKPVIKRKGPGVDVTLNITTTPEVNVPEKSAEILEAVKRLVEGEIGVKLTHFQLKVKHIKSPITVKK
- a CDS encoding GH1 family beta-glucosidase is translated as MSNETFLRFPEGFIWGAATSAYQIEGAWNEDGKGPSIWDTFCHIPGKIRGGDTGDVAADHYHRWEEDVKIMTELGLKAYRFSIAWTRIFPEGVGEINRKGLDFYNRLVDKLLAHGIEPFVTLYHWDLPQALQDKGGWPNRDTAYAFAHYAETVANELGDRVSFWITHNEPFVAAVIGHFTGDHAPGVQDPSAAFGAAHHLLLSHGLAAQAIRASASRKPEIGIVLNLHPVHPASPSEEDALAAKRFDGIINRMFLDPVFLGKYPEDMLELFGFFLPEIHPGDMETIATPIDFIGINYYTRTVARFDPEFPLLQASQIHPEGNEYSQMWEIYPPGIYEIVIRVWKDYKPASIFLTENGVPVPDGVDFDGKVRDERRIRYLRNHLLYLHKAIAEGAPVRGYFVWSLLDNFEWTHGYSMRFGLVYVDYPTQKRIIKESGWWYSKVIKENGLALE
- a CDS encoding glycine C-acetyltransferase, producing MGEDRLAWIDEEIKALKEQGLYINIRTIQSPQGAWLTVDGKKVLNFCSNNYLGLANHPRLKEAARKALEEWGVGPAAVRTIAGTMSLHLELEEKLARFKGAESAISFQSGFKANLATIPALVGEGDVIFSDELNHASIIDGCRLSRAKIVRYNHCDPADLEAKIRQEAGKYRRGIIITDGVFSMDGDIAPLPEIVEIAEKYNLMTMVDDAHGEGVLGRGGRGIVDHFGLHGRVDVEIGTLSKAFGVVGGYVAGKEKVVEWLRQRGRPFLFSSAMTPADVAACIAAVEILEESTELVDKLWENTRYFKAEMRRLGFDIGQSVTPITPVMLGEAPLAQEFSRRLFENGVFAQAIGYPTVPKGKARIRVMISATHSREDLDKGLEAFARVGKELGVI
- a CDS encoding glycosyltransferase, translated to MKVAIVHDWLNQYGGAELVLEALKELFPDAPIYTSIYNPKAMPPFYRQWEIHTSFMDKLPFVKTHHQPFLPLYPLAFEGFNLTQYDLVISNKSGFCHGVITGPDTVHICYCLTPTRFVWDFHEYVKMEDIGPLAKKLLPLFLFFLRQWDRLAADRVDFFIAISREVKKRIRKFYQRTSEIIYPPVYTSRFHLSSEQDDYYLIVSRLVPYKRIDIAVEAFNLLKRPLIIVGEGRARASLEKKAGPTIRFLGRVPGEELAQLYARCKALIFPGREDFGIAPLEAQASGRPVIAYAAGGALETILEGKTGLFFRSQTPEALAETVLEFERRATEFDPPIIRESVKRFDVKNFKRKMQLFVRFAVDSIKGGTYV